In the Ictalurus punctatus breed USDA103 chromosome 7, Coco_2.0, whole genome shotgun sequence genome, one interval contains:
- the LOC128628783 gene encoding E3 ubiquitin-protein ligase TRIM39 — MASSSSVLCEDQLQCSICLDVFTDPVSTPCGHNFCMICLKEFWDSSSHCQCPVCKEEFPKRPELRVNTFISGLAAPFKKSVQEKSSSAAEKPTQSLVLCDICCEKKCVAVKSCLICMTSYCKTHLEPHERVSSLKKHKLMEPVENLEDYICQKHERPLELFCRDDQTCVCQFCTETDHKTHNTVPIEEESGEKKTELGKTRAEVQQMIQERLKKIEEIKHSVERNKKNTEKEKADGVIFSALMRCIERSQAELLQVMEEKQKAAEKQAEELIKELEQEITELKRRNTELEQISHTEDHLHLLQIYPSLCSPPHTQDWTDVTINSHLSLEPLRRALSQLQETLSEEMEKLDETELKRIQQYAVDVTLDPDTAHPELILSDDGKQVTCGDKRQDLPDNPERFNYCVCILGKEGFSSGRFYYEVQVRGKTHWLLGVIRESFNRKGVITLSPEDGYWCVWLRNETEYKALDSPRVSLSLKPAPQKVGVFVDYEEGLISFYDVDVKSHIYSFTGQTFTEKLYPFFSPCPNDGGKNSAPLIICPVSQI, encoded by the exons ATGGCTTCCTCCAGCAGTGTCCTGTGTGAAGATCAGCTCCAGTGCTCCATCTGTCTGGATGTGTTCACTGATCCAGTCTCTACTCCATGTGGACACAACTTCTGTATGATCTGTCTCAAAGAGTTCTGGGACAGCAGTTCACACTGCCAGTGTCCAGTGTGTAAGGAGGAATTCCCTAAAAGACCTGAACTACGTGTGAATACGTTCATCTCTGGACTTGCTGCTCCATTTAAGAAGTCAGTTCAGGAGAAATCCAGCAGCGCTGCAGAAAAACCGACCCAATCTCTGGTGCTCTGTGACATCTGCTGTGAAAAGAAATGTGTAGCTGTGAAGTCCTGCCTGATCTGTATGACGTCTTACTGCAAGACTCACCTGGAACCTCATGAGAGAGTTTCTTCATTGAAGAAGCACAAACTGATGGAgcctgtggagaacctggaggactaCATCTGCCAGAAACATGAGAGACCCCTGGAGCTGTTCTGTAGAGACGACcagacgtgtgtgtgtcagttctgTACTGAGACAGACCACAAAACTCACAACACTGTTCCTAtagaggaggagagtggagaGAAGAAG aCTGAGTTGGGGAAGACACGAGCAGAAGTTCAGCAGATGATCCAGGAGCGACTGAAGAAGATTGAGGAAATCAAACACTCTGTAGAACGCAATAAA AAAAacacagagaaggagaaagCAGACGGTGTGATCTTCAGTGCTCTGATGCGCTGCATTGAGAGAAGCCAGGCTGAGCTGCTTCAGGTGAtggaggagaagcagaaagcagcagagaagCAGGCTGAAGAGTTGATTAAAGAGCTGGAGCAGGAAATCACTGAGCTAAAGAGGAGAaacactgagctggagcagatCTCACACACTGAGGATCACCTCCACCTCCTACAG ATTTACCCGTCACTGTGCAGCCCTCCACACACCCAGGACTGGACTGACGTCACAATTAACTCTCACCTGAGTCTGGAGCCTCTGAGGAGAGCTCTGTCTCAACTTCAGGAAACTCTCAGTGAGGAAATGGAGAAGCTTGATGAAACTG AACTGAAGAGAATTCAGCAATATGCAG tgGATGTGACTCTGGATCCTGATACAGCTCATCCTGAACTCATCCTGTCTGATGATGGGAAACAAGTTACATGTGGAGATAAGAGACAGGATCTCCCTGATAACCCAGAGAGGTTTAATTATTGTGTCTGTATACTGGGAAAGGAGGGATTCTCCTCAGGGAGATTTTACTATGAGGTGCAGGTCAGAGGGAAGACTCACTGGCTTTTAGGAGTGATCCGAGAGTCGTTTAACAGGAAAGGGGTGATTACACTCAGTCCTGAAGATGGATACTGGTGTGTGTGGCTGAGGAATGAGACTGAATATAAGGCTCTCGACTCTCCTCGTGTCTCCCTCTCCTTGAAACCGGCTCCTCAGAAGGTGGGggtgtttgtggattatgagGAGGGTCTGATCTCCTTCTATGATGTTGATGTAAAATCTCATATCTACTCTTTCACTGGTCAGACTTTCACTGAGAAACTTTATCCATTCTTCAGCCCCTGTCCCAATGATGGAGGTAaaaattcagcaccactgatCATCTGTCCTGTTAGTCAAATCtaa